A DNA window from Leptospira langatensis contains the following coding sequences:
- the acpP gene encoding acyl carrier protein, giving the protein MADFEKIKSIIVEQLGVDESEVTPEAHFIDDLGADSLDTVELVMALEEEFGVEISDEDAEKIQTVGDVIKFIDTLKS; this is encoded by the coding sequence ATGGCAGATTTCGAAAAGATTAAGTCTATTATCGTTGAGCAACTTGGAGTGGATGAGTCAGAAGTGACTCCTGAAGCACACTTCATTGATGACCTCGGTGCAGACTCTCTTGATACAGTTGAACTCGTTATGGCTCTTGAAGAAGAGTTTGGCGTTGAAATTTCCGATGAGGATGCTGAAAAGATCCAAACCGTCGGAGACGTAATTAAGTTCATCGACACTCTTAAGTCCTAA
- the rnc gene encoding ribonuclease III, whose amino-acid sequence MIKKTHKPTQTSPDPERWTRLIDLISRLGIKFKNKSYLEIAFIHSSFKNENSGIKEHNERLEFLGDSVLGLVVAKYLFRTDPSASEGELSRQKAKLVSTTVLNGLSDKLGLIEFVLLGKGEGRGDSQKKLGANLFESLVGAIYLDQGMEVAEEFIIKHLIGYIQHSDTIREATDFKSILQETCQKKFKLLPTYRLIQETGPDHEKTFYVNVSIRDKYSAEGQGRNKKFAEQDAARQMLKILKIKF is encoded by the coding sequence TTGATAAAAAAAACACACAAACCAACTCAAACTTCGCCGGATCCTGAAAGATGGACCAGGCTAATCGATCTTATCTCCAGACTTGGGATCAAATTTAAGAATAAGTCCTACTTAGAGATCGCATTCATTCATAGTTCCTTTAAGAACGAGAACTCAGGGATCAAAGAACATAACGAGAGATTGGAGTTCTTAGGTGACTCGGTGCTGGGTTTAGTCGTCGCAAAGTATTTGTTCAGAACGGATCCAAGTGCATCCGAAGGGGAATTGTCTAGGCAGAAAGCCAAATTGGTTTCCACAACAGTGCTGAACGGGCTCAGCGACAAACTAGGATTAATCGAATTCGTCTTACTTGGAAAAGGAGAAGGAAGGGGAGACTCCCAAAAGAAATTGGGAGCGAACTTATTCGAATCTCTGGTGGGCGCGATCTATCTAGACCAAGGAATGGAAGTCGCCGAAGAATTCATCATCAAGCATCTTATCGGATATATCCAACATTCGGACACGATCCGAGAGGCTACTGATTTCAAATCCATTCTTCAGGAGACCTGTCAGAAGAAATTTAAGCTTCTTCCGACGTATAGATTGATCCAAGAAACAGGACCGGATCATGAAAAAACGTTTTATGTAAATGTATCGATCCGAGATAAATATTCTGCAGAAGGCCAGGGCCGAAATAAAAAGTTTGCGGAACAGGATGCGGCAAGACAAATGCTGAAGATCCTGAAAATTAAGTTTTAA